From the Pectobacterium carotovorum genome, one window contains:
- the menF gene encoding isochorismate synthase MenF produces the protein MKQLSDLLRHLQQDLREPQPERASFRQITRSLTLSDASELLPWLATQPVYPQFYWQHRQDREEAAVCGNVCGFHHLQDAEAFLAQQQCDPNVRIWGLNAFNQIKESGTSSPGYLFLPRAELRRQDDTLSLSINLFSDTSLQQDAAEASAFLNLLLPSASSPPLHAEVQSVGHQPERQGWIDLLQRALHDINAGLMEKVVLARTTTLTLTQPLQATTFMAASRAANHHCFHFMLAHDARHAFLGSSPERLYRRRGSELETEALAGTVASDRDAHKAAELADWLMNDTKNQCENMLVVDDICQRLQQSALSLDVMPPEIVRLRKVQHLRRTIHATLRTASDSACLNALQPTAAVAGLPRQEARRFIAEHEPFERGWYAGSAGYLSRQQSEFSVALRSAEVRDHILTLYAGAGIVAGSDPEQEWQELENKAAGLRSLLDGDMS, from the coding sequence GTGAAACAACTTTCCGACTTGCTGCGGCATTTGCAGCAGGATTTGCGCGAGCCACAGCCTGAACGCGCAAGTTTCAGACAAATAACGCGTTCATTAACCCTCAGCGATGCGTCTGAGCTCTTGCCGTGGCTGGCGACTCAGCCGGTGTACCCACAGTTCTATTGGCAGCATCGTCAGGATCGTGAAGAAGCCGCCGTTTGCGGCAACGTGTGTGGGTTTCATCATCTTCAGGATGCCGAAGCATTTCTTGCTCAGCAGCAGTGCGATCCCAACGTGCGTATCTGGGGGCTGAACGCCTTTAACCAGATAAAAGAAAGCGGTACCTCGTCACCTGGCTACCTGTTTTTGCCCCGTGCAGAGCTGCGGCGTCAGGATGATACGCTCAGCCTGAGCATTAATTTGTTCAGCGACACCTCATTGCAACAGGATGCCGCCGAAGCTTCGGCGTTTCTTAATCTGCTTCTGCCGTCTGCGTCGTCTCCTCCTTTGCATGCGGAAGTACAGTCCGTCGGGCATCAGCCGGAGCGTCAGGGATGGATTGATTTGCTCCAGCGGGCGCTACACGACATTAACGCGGGGTTGATGGAAAAGGTCGTTCTGGCGCGGACGACGACGCTAACGCTGACGCAGCCGCTACAGGCAACCACCTTTATGGCCGCCAGTCGGGCGGCAAATCACCACTGTTTCCATTTCATGCTGGCGCACGACGCGCGTCATGCGTTTCTTGGTTCCAGCCCGGAACGGCTTTATCGCCGTCGGGGAAGCGAACTGGAAACGGAAGCGCTGGCGGGGACGGTGGCAAGCGATCGCGATGCACATAAAGCCGCTGAACTGGCAGACTGGCTGATGAATGACACCAAAAATCAGTGCGAGAACATGCTGGTGGTGGATGATATTTGTCAGCGGCTACAGCAGTCGGCGCTGTCGCTGGACGTGATGCCACCGGAAATTGTGCGCCTGCGTAAAGTACAGCATCTGCGCCGTACCATTCATGCCACATTACGAACCGCCTCCGATAGCGCGTGCCTGAATGCATTACAGCCCACGGCGGCGGTCGCGGGTTTGCCGAGGCAAGAGGCGCGCCGTTTTATTGCCGAACATGAACCGTTTGAACGCGGCTGGTATGCAGGGTCGGCGGGTTACCTTTCTCGTCAGCAGTCTGAATTCAGCGTGGCGCTACGTTCTGCTGAAGTGCGGGATCATATTTTAACGCTCTATGCCGGTGCCGGAATTGTGGCCGGTTCTGATCCAGAACAAGAATGGCAGGAGTTGGAAAACAAAGCCGCAGGGCTAAGATCCCTGTTAGACGGTGATATGTCATAG
- the menD gene encoding 2-succinyl-5-enolpyruvyl-6-hydroxy-3-cyclohexene-1-carboxylic-acid synthase yields MSTSVFNRRWATLLLESLTRHGVRHVCIAPGSRSTPLTLSAADNHALICHTHFDERGLGHLALGLAKASREPVAIIVTSGTAAANLYPAIIEAGLTGERLVVLTADRPPELIDCGANQAIRQHALYASHPTQALDLPRPTPDIPASWLVSSVDSAMARLTHGALHINCPFAEPLYGADDGTAYQDWLMTLGDWWNSREPWLREMRQSALAVQPDWPQWRQKRGVVLAGRVTPEQGTRLAAWANELGWPLIGDVLSQSGQPLPCADIWLAHPDAADRLRQADIVLQFGGSLTGKRLLQWQEQCQPQEFWLIDDLPGRLDPAHHRGRRLVADVGEWLSAHPAHKQAPWADMLVDIADKTQRQIDTHLASRFGEAQLAQRIPALLPPDGQLFVGNSLVVRLIDALAQLPQGYPVYGNRGASGIDGLISTLAGVQRATSKATLGIVGDLSALYDLNALALLRQAPAPLVLIVVNNNGGQIFSLLPTPVAQREAFYCMPQNVEFGHAAAMFGLNYVRAENWEQLANTVTDCWTQGGVTLLEVVVEPKDGAATLNELVAQVATWAH; encoded by the coding sequence ATGTCAACAAGTGTATTTAATCGCCGCTGGGCTACATTACTGCTGGAATCGCTGACCCGCCACGGCGTCCGGCATGTCTGCATCGCGCCCGGCTCTCGCTCCACGCCGCTGACATTGTCTGCGGCGGACAATCACGCGCTGATTTGCCACACGCATTTTGACGAACGCGGGCTCGGGCATCTGGCGCTGGGGTTGGCAAAAGCCTCGCGTGAACCGGTTGCGATTATCGTGACGTCAGGCACAGCTGCCGCGAACCTTTATCCGGCCATCATTGAAGCCGGGCTGACCGGCGAACGGCTGGTCGTTCTGACGGCTGACCGCCCGCCGGAGCTGATTGACTGCGGTGCGAATCAGGCGATTCGTCAACATGCGTTGTATGCTTCACACCCCACGCAGGCGCTGGATTTGCCGCGCCCTACGCCCGACATTCCGGCTAGCTGGCTGGTTTCTTCTGTGGATAGCGCAATGGCGCGCCTTACGCACGGCGCGCTGCACATTAATTGCCCCTTTGCTGAACCACTGTACGGTGCCGATGACGGCACGGCGTATCAGGATTGGCTGATGACGCTGGGCGACTGGTGGAACAGCCGTGAACCCTGGCTGCGTGAAATGCGCCAAAGTGCGCTGGCGGTGCAGCCGGACTGGCCGCAGTGGCGGCAGAAGCGCGGCGTTGTTCTCGCCGGGCGCGTGACGCCTGAACAGGGGACACGTCTCGCCGCGTGGGCGAACGAACTAGGCTGGCCGCTGATTGGTGATGTTCTGTCGCAAAGCGGGCAGCCGTTACCCTGTGCGGATATCTGGCTGGCGCATCCTGACGCGGCGGATCGCTTACGGCAGGCGGATATTGTCTTGCAGTTCGGCGGCAGCCTGACCGGTAAGCGCCTGCTGCAATGGCAAGAACAGTGCCAGCCGCAAGAATTCTGGTTAATTGACGATCTGCCGGGACGGTTGGATCCGGCTCACCATCGAGGGCGCCGTCTGGTGGCGGATGTGGGCGAGTGGCTGTCTGCGCATCCGGCACATAAACAAGCGCCGTGGGCGGATATGTTGGTAGATATTGCCGACAAAACGCAGCGGCAGATCGACACGCATCTGGCTTCCCGCTTTGGTGAAGCGCAGCTGGCGCAGCGTATACCGGCGCTGTTGCCGCCGGACGGACAACTGTTTGTCGGCAACAGCCTTGTGGTGCGCCTGATCGACGCGCTGGCGCAGCTCCCGCAGGGATATCCGGTGTACGGTAATCGCGGTGCCAGCGGCATCGATGGCCTGATCTCCACGCTGGCCGGTGTACAGCGTGCCACGTCAAAAGCCACGCTGGGTATCGTCGGCGATCTTTCCGCGTTATACGATTTGAATGCGCTGGCGCTGCTGCGTCAGGCTCCCGCACCGCTGGTGTTGATCGTGGTGAACAATAACGGCGGCCAGATATTTTCTCTGCTGCCGACGCCGGTTGCGCAGCGTGAAGCGTTTTACTGCATGCCGCAAAATGTGGAGTTCGGCCATGCTGCCGCGATGTTTGGCCTGAATTACGTGCGCGCCGAGAACTGGGAACAGCTGGCGAATACGGTGACGGATTGCTGGACACAGGGTGGCGTTACGCTGCTGGAGGTCGTGGTTGAGCCGAAGGACGGCGCAGCAACGCTCAATGAACTGGTCGCGCAGGTGGCGACATGGGCGCACTAG
- the menH gene encoding 2-succinyl-6-hydroxy-2,4-cyclohexadiene-1-carboxylate synthase produces MGALDFQGLDFQRPNFQGLGCRKVTHGAVVPGQPWLVCLHGLLGSGEDWQPVLPFCRDWPVLLVDLPGHGASRTISATDFADVSRLLSETLREQGIAHYWLLGYSLGGRIAMYYACNGQHDGMLGLLVEGGHPGLATLELRTERIHHDARWAQRFRHEPLPEVLQDWYQQAVFADVDSVQREQLIARRSVNHGASVAAMLEATSLGRQPFLAERLQYLSMPFVYLCGASDMKFQTLAAQYGLPLLSVAQAGHNAHLANPTAYAERVRGFLLHPVKD; encoded by the coding sequence ATGGGCGCACTAGATTTTCAGGGACTGGATTTTCAGAGGCCAAATTTTCAGGGACTAGGCTGCCGGAAAGTGACGCATGGCGCGGTTGTGCCGGGTCAGCCGTGGCTGGTGTGTCTGCATGGTTTATTAGGCAGCGGCGAGGACTGGCAGCCCGTCCTGCCATTTTGCCGCGATTGGCCCGTGCTGCTGGTGGATTTACCCGGGCACGGCGCGTCGCGAACGATCTCCGCTACCGATTTTGCCGATGTGAGTCGCCTGCTCAGCGAGACGCTACGGGAGCAAGGTATTGCGCATTATTGGCTGCTGGGCTATTCGCTCGGTGGGCGTATCGCGATGTATTACGCCTGCAACGGACAGCATGACGGCATGTTGGGGCTGCTGGTCGAAGGCGGTCATCCCGGTCTGGCGACGCTGGAGCTGCGTACGGAACGTATCCACCATGATGCGCGTTGGGCGCAGCGCTTTCGTCACGAGCCTCTGCCTGAGGTTTTGCAGGACTGGTATCAGCAGGCAGTGTTTGCCGATGTGGATTCAGTACAGCGTGAACAGCTGATTGCGCGCCGGAGTGTGAATCACGGCGCATCCGTTGCGGCAATGCTGGAAGCCACCTCGCTAGGTCGTCAGCCTTTTTTGGCAGAACGCCTCCAATACCTGTCGATGCCTTTTGTTTATTTATGCGGTGCCAGCGACATGAAATTTCAAACGCTGGCGGCGCAATACGGCCTGCCGTTACTGAGTGTCGCTCAGGCGGGTCATAATGCTCATCTGGCGAACCCAACGGCGTATGCCGAGCGGGTTCGCGGTTTTCTTTTGCATCCCGTTAAGGATTGA